A single window of Candidatus Marsarchaeota archaeon DNA harbors:
- a CDS encoding M13 family metallopeptidase produces the protein MINSMRKRSISFSTSNMNESADPFDDFYMYACGNWIKSHRLPKDKTSVNSFSLLWDINMLKLRHIAEYCAAKSVRSSAERVVGDFYASYMNVDELEKRKFTPIKPIMEKIDALQSKNELPATLAKLYTLGIPVFLNVFSDCDKKKSDVYALYIQEAGINLPERSYYLEKRFAKARFEYRKHIAAMLRLYGTEERGAEGTAGVVMDIETRLARASKSSAEERDEAKSYNKESAAEMAKKYPRMNFMGFLDNLGVKGIGYAIVDNPDYLIALDALIYNTSMEKLKAYLRWSVINAYAPLLHKAAQAEHFRFYGTVLAGQKKNEPRWKRGIYRTSEMLNEVIGSIYVKKNFSEGAKKRAEELVDSIKKAFRARLANNAWMSSRTKKAAIEKLDAMKAKVGYPKRFRDYSSLHFDRRDLVGNAMKAYAFELERQLKRIGKKVDSEEWLMSVTEPDAYNDFSRNEIVVTAGILQQPFFDAKADAAINFGGIGAILGHEMTHGFDDQGRLFDKRGNMGNQWSAEDMRRFAAKASKIAKLYGSISILPGIKVNGELTMGENIADLGGISIAYDALKANCDLNEKVDGFTEEQRFFIAYAQIWKDISTKESLEMRAYTDPHSPARVRGIVPVVSHPRFAKAFKPLSKLERPKQQYENANLW, from the coding sequence ATGATTAATAGCATGCGAAAACGAAGCATAAGTTTCAGCACAAGCAACATGAATGAATCTGCCGACCCGTTCGATGATTTTTACATGTATGCCTGCGGCAACTGGATAAAGTCACACAGGCTGCCTAAGGACAAAACATCGGTAAATTCCTTCTCCTTGCTGTGGGACATAAACATGCTGAAGCTCAGGCACATCGCCGAATACTGTGCGGCGAAGTCAGTTCGCAGCAGCGCAGAACGTGTCGTCGGAGATTTCTACGCTTCTTATATGAACGTGGATGAGCTTGAGAAGCGGAAGTTCACGCCAATAAAGCCCATTATGGAAAAGATAGATGCTCTGCAAAGCAAGAATGAGCTGCCTGCTACCCTCGCGAAGCTTTACACGCTCGGCATCCCTGTATTCTTGAACGTCTTTTCAGATTGCGACAAGAAGAAAAGCGACGTATACGCGCTTTACATACAGGAAGCAGGAATAAACCTGCCTGAGCGGAGCTATTACCTGGAAAAGAGGTTCGCAAAGGCAAGGTTCGAATACAGGAAGCACATCGCCGCAATGCTCCGCCTTTATGGCACTGAAGAAAGAGGAGCGGAAGGCACAGCAGGCGTGGTGATGGATATAGAGACAAGGCTCGCCAGGGCGAGCAAAAGCAGTGCCGAGGAGCGTGATGAAGCGAAGAGCTATAACAAAGAAAGTGCAGCTGAAATGGCTAAAAAATATCCGCGCATGAACTTTATGGGCTTCCTCGATAATCTCGGCGTAAAAGGCATTGGCTATGCAATAGTAGATAATCCAGATTACTTGATAGCGCTCGACGCGCTCATATATAATACAAGCATGGAGAAGCTTAAGGCATATTTAAGATGGAGCGTCATCAACGCATATGCGCCGCTGCTCCATAAGGCGGCGCAGGCAGAGCATTTCAGGTTCTACGGCACCGTGCTCGCTGGCCAGAAGAAGAATGAGCCAAGGTGGAAACGCGGTATATACCGCACAAGCGAAATGCTCAACGAGGTGATAGGCAGCATTTACGTGAAGAAAAACTTTTCGGAGGGCGCCAAGAAAAGGGCAGAGGAGCTTGTAGATTCGATAAAGAAGGCTTTCAGGGCGAGGCTCGCCAACAATGCATGGATGAGCAGCCGCACGAAGAAGGCTGCGATCGAAAAGCTTGATGCAATGAAGGCGAAGGTAGGCTACCCGAAGCGTTTTAGGGATTATTCAAGCTTGCATTTTGACAGGCGCGACCTCGTGGGCAATGCCATGAAAGCTTACGCTTTCGAGCTGGAGAGGCAGCTGAAGCGCATAGGCAAAAAAGTTGACAGTGAAGAATGGCTGATGTCTGTAACTGAGCCAGACGCGTACAATGACTTTTCAAGGAATGAGATAGTCGTGACTGCAGGCATATTGCAGCAACCGTTTTTCGATGCAAAAGCCGATGCCGCAATTAATTTTGGAGGCATAGGTGCAATACTGGGGCATGAAATGACACACGGGTTCGACGACCAGGGCAGGCTGTTCGACAAGCGCGGGAACATGGGCAACCAATGGTCTGCTGAAGACATGCGCCGCTTTGCCGCCAAGGCTTCGAAGATAGCGAAGCTCTACGGCTCTATAAGCATACTCCCTGGCATAAAGGTCAACGGCGAGTTGACGATGGGGGAGAATATAGCAGATTTGGGTGGCATAAGCATAGCATACGACGCGTTGAAAGCCAATTGCGACCTCAACGAAAAGGTCGATGGATTCACAGAAGAGCAGCGCTTCTTCATAGCATATGCACAGATATGGAAGGACATATCCACAAAGGAGAGCTTGGAAATGCGTGCGTACACGGATCCGCATTCTCCTGCCAGGGTGCGTGGCATCGTGCCTGTGGTGAGCCATCCTAGATTTGCCAAAGCATTCAAGCCTCTTAGCAAGCTCGAACGGCCTAAGCAGCAATACGAGAATGCTAATCTCTGGTAA
- a CDS encoding TIGR00725 family protein, whose translation MGKNMQIGIMGPDSGELPKDKLKRRYVLATAETLGSIIASRGAVVFTGGTGGVMEYASKGAKASGGITVGVPGRERGASNKYVDVEILTDIDVGSFIFGGMHGCDAIIFIPGGAGTLAELCIAYRLGKKCIIMKGFDRWYDSRINGYIDDGKKVKLLGAVSPEEAISLALDEGKHGQRLSRSTKHI comes from the coding sequence ATGGGAAAAAATATGCAGATAGGTATAATGGGTCCAGACAGCGGAGAGCTACCAAAAGACAAGCTGAAGCGGAGATACGTTCTCGCTACTGCTGAAACTCTTGGCTCTATTATTGCAAGTAGGGGCGCAGTGGTCTTCACTGGAGGCACAGGAGGAGTGATGGAATATGCTTCGAAGGGTGCGAAAGCCTCAGGTGGCATTACTGTAGGAGTCCCTGGAAGGGAAAGGGGAGCCTCCAACAAGTATGTTGACGTAGAAATACTCACAGATATAGACGTCGGCAGCTTCATATTCGGAGGCATGCATGGATGCGACGCTATAATATTCATTCCGGGAGGAGCAGGAACGCTTGCCGAACTGTGCATAGCGTACAGGCTCGGAAAAAAATGCATAATAATGAAGGGATTTGACCGCTGGTACGACAGCAGGATAAATGGGTACATCGACGATGGCAAAAAGGTAAAACTGCTGGGTGCCGTTAGCCCTGAGGAAGCGATAAGCCTGGCGCTCGATGAAGGCAAGCATGGACAAAGATTAAGCCGTAGCACAAAACATATATAA
- a CDS encoding Lrp/AsnC ligand binding domain-containing protein, translated as MNKYYMNAGTGAAKQRTMQHVKDIDKFFVAKRNGKTYHNFFLIKPKQGMDVNALANDIASLPDVLEVYATEGPIGFMVKACFDSDKKPEEVADYIEKNVSKDYGTLVSYINFKQCQK; from the coding sequence ATGAATAAATACTACATGAATGCTGGGACAGGCGCTGCGAAGCAGCGCACAATGCAGCATGTGAAAGACATAGACAAGTTCTTCGTGGCGAAAAGGAACGGCAAAACCTATCACAATTTCTTTCTAATAAAGCCAAAGCAGGGAATGGACGTGAATGCGCTCGCGAACGACATTGCGTCGCTTCCGGATGTCTTGGAAGTATATGCAACAGAAGGGCCCATAGGCTTCATGGTAAAGGCATGCTTTGACAGCGATAAGAAGCCAGAGGAAGTTGCAGACTACATAGAGAAAAACGTGTCAAAGGATTACGGCACTTTAGTGAGTTACATAAACTTCAAACAATGCCAAAAATGA
- the cyaB gene encoding class IV adenylate cyclase has translation MSNNIEVEARFRVADEHALLKKLKDFGAKNIGAVVIEDHNFSMDRRDFWKSIEALRIRTESNKSGGMLTYKPSGNKSQRVMTTKEYEVSIDDPFALMQIFKHIGIIPLKYLEYIKRTRRKYKYGVFNIVIDEYHELGPFIEIERIVSGKGNVSRAQREIESLAIKLGLTESDRQTVPVGFLLKEKHMKGVRNAK, from the coding sequence ATGAGCAACAACATAGAAGTAGAAGCAAGGTTTAGGGTTGCTGACGAACATGCATTACTAAAAAAATTGAAGGATTTCGGCGCTAAAAACATCGGTGCGGTTGTAATAGAAGACCATAATTTTAGCATGGATCGGAGGGATTTTTGGAAATCCATAGAAGCCCTACGTATAAGAACAGAGTCCAACAAATCCGGTGGCATGCTGACTTACAAGCCCTCGGGCAATAAGAGCCAGCGTGTGATGACCACTAAAGAATATGAAGTATCTATAGATGACCCATTCGCGCTTATGCAAATATTTAAACATATTGGGATAATCCCGCTCAAGTACCTGGAATACATTAAACGCACACGGCGCAAATACAAATACGGGGTCTTCAACATAGTAATCGATGAATACCATGAGCTGGGACCGTTCATAGAGATAGAACGTATAGTTTCAGGAAAGGGCAATGTGTCACGCGCACAACGCGAAATAGAATCCCTCGCTATTAAGCTAGGCTTAACCGAATCGGACAGGCAGACTGTGCCAGTTGGTTTTCTACTAAAGGAAAAGCATATGAAGGGTGTAAGAAATGCGAAATGA
- a CDS encoding NUDIX domain-containing protein — MICIVIEKSVGAIVVNPAGLYLLLNRADKNGDFWEFPKGHQLENENDIETLKRELKEEAGIEKFEFIENFVGKNEYVSSSTGNTRIILLYLIKVPNDKVIISQEHKEYVWAAFDDALTKLNHDKWREILTSAKKRLMG, encoded by the coding sequence GTGATTTGTATAGTAATAGAAAAATCTGTTGGCGCGATAGTTGTTAATCCGGCTGGCCTCTATTTATTATTAAATAGAGCCGATAAAAATGGCGATTTCTGGGAGTTCCCAAAAGGGCACCAATTAGAAAATGAAAATGACATAGAAACACTTAAGCGCGAACTTAAAGAGGAAGCAGGTATTGAAAAATTCGAGTTTATAGAAAATTTTGTAGGAAAAAACGAATATGTTAGCAGTTCAACTGGAAATACACGCATAATACTCTTATACCTTATAAAAGTGCCAAACGATAAGGTAATTATCAGCCAGGAGCATAAAGAGTATGTCTGGGCAGCATTTGACGATGCATTGACCAAGCTCAATCATGACAAATGGAGAGAAATCCTAACCAGTGCCAAGAAGCGTTTGATGGGCTAA